Proteins encoded in a region of the Vicia villosa cultivar HV-30 ecotype Madison, WI linkage group LG5, Vvil1.0, whole genome shotgun sequence genome:
- the LOC131601321 gene encoding E3 ubiquitin-protein ligase AIRP2-like — MREMRKSFKDSLKALEADIQFANTIASDYPRGNDRVCFQMRLSYSPAAQFLLFLVQWTDCHLAGFLGLLRILIYEAYDEGKKTTIYERKASLKEFYGVIFPSLLQLKGGITEVEERKQKDLCARKYKPKDVIRKGKLSAIDIEREEECPICMEMNTKVVLPNCNHSLCMKCYNDWYTRSRSCPFCRDNLMRLNSGELWIYLSSREIIDLESINKENLKRLFMYIDKLPLILPDQIFMSYPRSF; from the exons AGCTTCTGATTATCCAAGAGGAAATGACAGAGTCTGCTTTCAAATGAGATTGTCTTATAGCCCAGCTGCTCAGTTTCTTCTTTTTCTGGTTCAGTGGACTGATTGCCATCTTGCCGGATTCTTAGGATTGCTTCGAATTCTCATCTACGAG GCATATGATGAAGGGAAGAAAACCACCATTTATGAAAGAAAAGCTAGTCTAAAGGAGTTCTATG GTGTGATCTTTCCGTCGTTATTACAACTCAAGGGAGGAATCACTGAGGTAGAAGAGAGGAAACAAAAAGATTTATGCGCTAGAAAGTACAAACCGAAAGATGTGATTAGAAAAGGAAAGCTATCTGCAATTGATATAGAGAGAGAAGAAGAATGTCCTATTTGTATGGAGATGAACACCAAAGTTGTGTTGCCAAATTGCAACCATTCTTTGTGTATGAAATGCTATAATGACTG GTACACAAGATCTCGATCTTGCCCTTTCTGTCGGGACAATCTTATGAGACTAAACTCTGGCGAGCTTTGGATCTACTTGAGCAGCAGAGAGATAATTGATTTGGAATCAATCAATAAGGAGAATCTGAAAAGGCTATTTATGTACATTGATAAGTTGCCTCTGATTTTGCCAGATCAAATATTCATGTCTTATCCTCGAAGCTTTTGA